Proteins from a genomic interval of Papaver somniferum cultivar HN1 chromosome 4, ASM357369v1, whole genome shotgun sequence:
- the LOC113274488 gene encoding uncharacterized protein LOC113274488: MRSYVRAKYGIYLDSSSDSDEEEKALLMFTQLCFDERLRIIRQPIPREVQIRSVITRDRVWHDAKMMNDYFTPGTGYTSRQFKQRLGMSEDLFEKVLGKLLEVDPEWAERPMVHSLHMKLVAVMKCLCKSTRAYSVDDYTRMGATTIYKYLKRFCHTICMTFGSRYLREPTPEDVQRLLAENADRGFPRMLGSVDCMQCPLKNCHVAWKGTYRGKDKDSSLV; this comes from the coding sequence ATGCGTTCTTATGTGAGAGCAAAATATGGAATCTATTTGGATTCCTCTAGtgatagtgatgaagaagagaaagcttTGCTAATGTTTACACAATTATGTTTTGATGAACGATTGCGTATTATTAGACAACCCATACCAAGGGAGGTACAAATACGTAGTGTAATAACGCGTGATCGAGTGTGGCATGATGCcaaaatgatgaatgattattttacgCCTGGAACTGGTTATACCTCTAGACAATTCAAACAACGTCTAGGAATGAGTGAAGACTTATTCGAGAAAGTTTTAGGAAAATTACTTGAAGTGGATCCGGAATGGGCTGAACGTCCTATGGTGCATTCTCTGCATATGAAATTAGTTGCGgtgatgaaatgtttatgcaaaaGTACGCGAGCTTATAGTGTTGATGATTACACTCGTATGGGTGCCACCACAATATATAAGTATCTAAAAAGATTTTGCCACACCATTTGCATGACTTTTGGATCAAGATATTTGCGTGAACCCACTCCTGAAGATGTTCAGAGGTTGCTAGCTGAGAATGCCGACCGAGGTTTTCCTAGAATGCTTGgtagtgttgattgtatgcaATGTCCATTGAAGAATTGTCATGTAGCTTGGAAAGGAACTTACCGGGGTAAAGATAAAGATAGTAGTTTGGTATAA